The region tttcacaattttaacaataattttggTCTATTATACTTTGCACGCTTTATTCTGACTAACACGCTAAATGTCGAGAAACATGTGATTTGATTACGTTTTACAACACCCAGTAATTCGGCCATTTCAATAGCGAGACTGCACCATTTCGACAATATTTCAGTCCAAGCCTAGCCAATGGCCTGCCTCCCACGAGGCTCCTagagctcagtggtagagcatccgaactagagATCGGAAGAAGTCGACTCGTGCGaagaactcggatttttccgagtatatCCGAGTCACCATTGAAAACATTTATCTCTTCATCCTTCGTATTATTCATAGGCATTTTGTAACTCGATGTGTCGATTATTTACATATCAGGTTATGACACTATTATAAACTAACCTATTATTTCCCCTGCTGATCAGCCTTGGTTACATTTTCAGTCGTTTCAACCACAAAAAATACAAACCTGACCTCTTTATTCCGCTGCTGCGATTTAGTCTTGGAAGATGAGCAAGGACAGCCCACAGTACAACTGAACAAACAGTCAACTTCCTCATCTACAGTCTCGAAACGCAGTTTATTTAACGATATAATGCAACGCTTTTTAACATCACCTCTCCGTGAGAGGTGTTGACTGTGGTTAGTGGTTGTCAAATAAGTCCGGCTCGCTTTTATTTGTCATCATTTCTGAGAATTGTGCCTCATCACTGTCAGTGTAATATCCGCATGGCAATATTTCCCTCTTTGTTGTCTTTTAGGTTTGCTAGGTTCAAAATTGAAGCTACCGTCACAATATTCTGTTCCGTGTCTTATTCATTAAATTAGACTGCTGTTTGTACAGTACACGACTGTTCAATTCAATGATTAAATAGCAATAATTTTAGTCAAGAATCGATTGCTGAATGGCTAGCTGTGTCATTTGTCAGTCTCAGATAAATAAAAAGTTTTCCCTTTCCTGGATATCCGGAGAATAAAGCAAATACTAAAAGGAGATTACAGCTGTTGTCTTGTTTCTAAGCAATGGAAATTTCTCCAAAATTAATCCTCACTCAATGGTTGGCAAAAATAGGAACGTGTCAACCGACCCTTATTTTGTAACAATAGGTTAACTAAAGAAACTTGCAAGTTTACGATAACAttgccaaaatggcggatgcgcGAAAACTTTGGGCAAGGTTAATAGAGGAGGTAAGAGGGCTCGATCCTTTTGGGATAAAAAATTGTGGTTGTTTTCAATCTCCGCTCTTTCTCTCGTCGTTTTCTTTTTAGTGTGGTCATTTCAAAACTTAGCAACACATTTAGGCAATGCAAGTCGTCGATGACTTCTTTCCAAAGCTACACCATGGTGGAAACAATTAAGTAAGAACCTAACTTGAAAGTTCCTGTCAGGTTAAGATTTTTCTTAACGCCTTTTACTCATGAAAAGCATCGTAGCTCACAATTTTATCAAATAGActcaaaacaaaatcaaagaacgCATTCTTGACGTAGCACTGAAGAAGATCAAGATTTGTATTTACCAAGACTGAAGTCATTTCAGCGGACAATATGTGCATAATTTCTTTGAATAATGACCACACCAAAAGCAACGTGTACCTTTTCCTTGGGAATAAAGAACCTATTCAAGACCTGAACTTCACAGTTAACATCTTCATATACTATGAAACTTTCCAAGCCACCTCGAACCTGTTTCATAACGTTTTTTTTCGATACGtaaaaaaacattgaacaaTTTAACGATAACATCACTTCAGTTGGAAAACACGAAGTGTATTTACATTTCACTCGTGGTCATGAGAAACTTTTGAATTCGGGATCTGATGAGATTTTCTTCACACATTGTTCTGGCTAATAATTTGCGACCGGTGGCGAAAATGAGACACTAAATGGAACGCAAACTGTGAGACTTTCACTTATTAAGATGTCGGTTTGCGCAACGTGTAAGAGACGCCGCACTCGATTACTCAgattactgcgcctttcaataacatgcggaggtcaaccgacaaatgcgtttttcgctaccgtcaatcaaatgttcagCGGCCCCTCCaagcttccgactactgtcgagcgTGCAGTAATCAAATAACGCTCGACaatagtcggaagctgggaggagccgccgaacatttgattgacggtagcaaAAAACGCATTTCTcgattgagctttgaattttagagtccgcatgttatttaAAGGCGCAGTAAATGACTGAATTTCTGTACTTCAATCGCTTTTCCTGAAAGATGTAATCAAGAACTGTACATTTCAAAATGTTCAAGTTAAACACATACTAGTGAAGACTTACATCAGTTATATTCCTTCAGTTAGGGCCAAATGAGAAACTCTAAGAACACAACCAAAACTGATCAAAGGTCACTAACTGTTATGTCTCTTTTGAATTGTTTTGAGATCACTTGCACTAAAGAATGAATAAGGCATGCATATTTCATTGAAGTATTTTTTACTAACTTCCACGAAGTGATCACCAAACGAGCGGCAAACGTGTCACTGCAAGCAGCTGCAAAGCATGAGGGCCCAATTTTCTACGCATGCGTGTTTTGATGTCATGTGTAAGTATGTCTTTCCACCATGCAAGCTGCCCGCAGTCCCCTACCCGGCTAAAAAGTTCTACCGAAAGGTAAGCTTGCTCTTTGTTGGTTCGGAGAGTCTCGATTCTTCAGTGTTATCCACATCGAACGGTTGAAAAAGAGTACTATAATATGTTCCAACAACGACAAAtttcaaactaaaaaaaaaatacagctgaTCTCGAATGAAATCCTCGGTGGTCTAATCCATCACCACGTTCCTCTCTTTATCGATTTGGCTAGGATTCACTTACCCTAGTCACACACCAGTAACATTTAGAAGAGAGTTGCACGAACACTGAGAGACCTGACATCTTCAACAAGGCCGTGACGAGCTAGTTACTTACGTGTGGCGACATTTTGCTGTACGAGGATTAACAAGAATACAAATTCAATACGAACTTGGGAACACCGTAAACTCTATTCTCAGTAACTTCCTCGTGACATGATGAGTGAAAGATGAGATCACATTCGATTCGGTCAAACGGAAATTACTTCAGTGACGTTTGATGATATCCAAATGGGCATCCGAGATTTCAAAGGCTCTTTGAAAGGCTGTCTTTTAGGGGCACGCTCCATTGTACAATGGCTGGCATAATCACTGAGATTCGCAAACTTTCCGCGAGAGAAAGACCTGTCCCTAAGCGTGCAAGGTCAGCAAAGGTGAGTGTGTATCCGTTAACATCCTCAAGTAAGCACGCTTGATATTTGCCCAAATTGCTTTGTCCTAAAACtgtcaaaacaaaaccaattaCCCGAATTACGATGTTTGAACTTAAAGttaacaaaaaataagaaatgtAAACGTGAAAAGAGGTGTGTCTAGCCCTAGGATGGTCTTTGATAAAGCCGGTTTCTTTGAGTGTTTCTACAAACTGTTTAATTACTTCAAAGCACCGGTTCTGGATATCCCATTTGAAGGGACGAAACTGCTAACTTAGTCTGGTTGTATTTTCTAATTGATATAGAATATTTTAAAGCAACCAAATTCGAAAGATAACAAATACTGTGGTGTGGCTTTCTGATAATCTTTTCCCACTGTGTAGTAAAGTGGATCAAACGTGTACGCACTTCTTTAATTTAAGCGGATAGTTACTGATACAGTTTACGTAATTTAGTTGAAGACTTTTTGATTGTCACGCTTTCGGTTTATTCAAGGTACAGTTGACCGAGCGTTCAAGCTATTTTGTCGCTTGGCTTTGAATCAATGTCAAGCTAATTTTAGCTCGCTTCAGTTGATttcatcaaacaaacaaacatgatGTCGCAAGATTCACGTTAAATAACCTTTGGAACTATGTTCTTAAGATCCAAAGTTATCACATAAACACATACCTCTCCAGTTCGAGGACCAGTTTTCATTTACTATTTGATCCAAAACCCAGTTTAATTGTAGTATTTAATGTTTGATCACGACACATCTACGTTATCatattgtacatgtactgttgTATCAAATTTCTAAAAATAATGGATAGTAGACATCTGTTTCGTGCGTGAGTGACTGATTAGTTAAGTCGAGGCCTTTTGGCCTCTCCTTTAATTCCGTATTCTCAAATTTCTCAAAAGTTGTGAAACGAGTGTCACAGCGTATCTATCGATTTGTTGATGAATGGAAAACCTTGAGAAATATTACGTGTTTTGATGAACGGAAGCCGTTCTGATAAATTTTAGGGAGAAACTTGTTCATTACGAGCTATGGAGACTCGTTCAGTACCGTAGGCTAGATACTACGTTTCGGAATTCAGGCATTGTGAAATCGCGATAAGACAGTTTGCGAAGGCAACAATTTGTTATTGCTACTAAAATGCGACGGTCGTCAAGAGCTCCAAAGAGCAAACATCCATTTTTCAGTATTTTACCACGAGTATCATTTGGGAAAAAGTCGAAACGTTGGGCTCAAGAGGTTTATGTTTTTCCGCAGAGTCGAGCAGTCTCAGAGACCAACTTATTGATTCATCTCAATCGCATATTGGATGCATATGACGCAGAACTCAAGAACGAAGCACTGATTGCGGAAAACACAACTCTCAAGAACACCAAAATCATTCATCGACTCGACAGGAAAGACAGACATCAAGATGTTCAAGACGCTTGTCAAATACACGATTTGTCGCTCAGGGAATCGTTTCTACAAAGTTGCGAACAACTCGGCATTCCGCCACTAGCGATGACATACTTCCTCGACAGGATAACATCCGGGGATTCCGAACTGATAATGAGAAATCTTGGGATAGGTCCCACGGGCGCTGTAGCTGTGGCCGAGGCATTGGCGCGAAATGCCTCAGTCAAGAGACTGGATATTTCTCTAAATGATATTCAAGACAAAGGGGCAATTGCTGTCGCGAAGCTACTCGAGGTAAACAGTAATATCGTGAACGTCAGTCTGTCCGAAAATAAGATTGGAAAAGATGGCGCTGAAGCACTTGGAAACATGTTAACTGTGAACGACagtttgctaagaattgataTTTCTAGGAATCAGTTAACAGACGAGGATATTCAATTCTTTAGTAGCGTTTTGCAGACAGAGGACTCTCTTTCCTCACTAGACGTAAGTCACAACTCCTTAGGAATCACTGGGGGAGAGTATTTGGGCGAAATGGTTGCGCTGAATAGTTCTTTGCGTGAATTAAACTTAGGATGGAATCGACTTGGCGACCAAGGAGTCAAAACATTCTGTGTTGGATTGAATGAAAACCGGACATTGGAAAAGCTAGATTTGTGTTGGAATGAGATTGGTCACGAAGGCGCAAAATGCATTGCTTCATCAATAGAACACAACGGAAAGCTTATGGTACTTAACTTAAATAACAACCGCATTACAGATCGGGGAATGGAAAAGATCGCAAAGAGTCTGGAATTCAATGATACCCTTAAAGTACTTAAGATAGGTTTCAATCTGATTACTTCAGGGGGTGCATGCGCGCTGTTGCGATCGCTTCTCAAAAACTCAGGCAGCGCAATAGAAGAAGTTCGCATGGCGGAAGTTGAAATAAATAGCAGCATAAAAGAACTGTACTACCGATTGAAGATTCGAAAACCAAGATTCCAACTGTTGGAATTATCAACAGCAAGCGGGGACCTTTATCACTTTGTAAAGCCGCAAAATCCAATGATGGTCTTAGATGATTATCTGAAAAGGAACCAGCTTAATGCACGCAGACATGGAGTCCTGGAAGGGGATGAGGATTGTTACTGATGGGTAACGTAAAGCTTTATAAACACACGTGCTAAGCGCATGAAGCGAGTTACCGAGAGAGAAGAAGAAGGGGAAGCGTATTTTTAATGATTTTGGGGAAGGGGGCAGAAGCATGAAAAAAGGCGCTGGAGACGCTCCCTCCCTTCTTGGGGAATCCTTGGCGCATCTTTTTCTCGCATAATGCCCACGAAACTAATGTACTCTAATAGTAAAGGAAGCATGTCTATAAAAGGTCTCGATATCTGCACTAAATCTTAAAGTTCCCCTAAGCTCAAAATTGTTTATTCCACGAAAGTCAAATTTCAGCACCATAAAACTTGTATTTTACCTGAACTGATTACGATTTCGCTTCCAAAAGGCCGCACGAGTTGTGTATTAAGAAGACAAAATTGGCAATCGTTTGTTCTAAAGGCAAGCTGGTGAAAGGCATGGGAGTGTTTTGCATCCCATtttcaatgcaaagcagtttgtagCGTCATCTCGGGAATTAGTCAACACTAGATCACCCGTTGGACAAACGACTTTTAGTCCGCAAGAAAACTGGAAACGGCAGAATCTCTTTGCAACGCCACTGAGAAGATTTATTATAgcaaagaagcctgaaagaCAAGATAACATAAGCACCGTACCAATAACTGAATTACATACAAAAACACATATGTATGTGATAAAAATTGTTCTTTTCATCAAACAAAAAGATATCAAATGGTCACTGAAAACGGCTCCCATCTCACAAACAATTTCAGTCTTTGATTGTGAAACTTTTAAGActtaaaaaagacaaaaagcttGTTCTATCTTTACTAACTCTAATCAAATATACATCTGCGTAACGTTTTAATATTTCgcaataaaaaataatgataaacgGATTTGTGTATAACGGAtgtataacaattattccacgagcccgagttggatatgaagtgataaattGGTTACAATCACTTCATATcaaacaagggcgaatggaataattcctttagtaaattctcaaaccgggttttgccgccgatttttatttccacaattttacaaagcgtccggaaagagcatcttggcgcactatcttccatatgacgtaaaacttcgactattgcctcatagtcggagttttttagccaatcaaaaagctagaaatgcaatagtcggagctgaaattttactaaatataattagtatataccaaaacagtggatagcgttgaacgcgcgcgctgattggctactcaaactccggatatccttcgctttcacctccgagcaatccgcgcggaatttgcgacaaaaatgttgtaatctttgcagaaataaatgaattaaaatcatctttttgtgctatattatctcactgttttagtatatcatgtaataaaacaactattcccCTCAGTGTctgtggtggatatttacctcgccgcttcgcggctcggaaaatatccaccgctagccacgtccacttcggtgaatagttgctaattacaGGAGAAATGGAACAAAGGATCCCTGAGCTCTAAGAGTGGATCCTGACTGTAGATCAAACAGAGAGTACTGAGTACTGTTTTAAAATGATTGTCGTAAACCTCTCACACATGTGATCATTTTATAACACGACCACTCACAGCCGAGAATGGAACAACGGCGGACTATAATCGTAATCAGAGATATCAAGAAAAGGGGAGAACATGTGTGAGCAGGTCACAATTGTTTACCCTCTATCTCTGAATGGTCGAGGACGAGTTGTGAACTAAGTAGTACTGAAACAAAGGCaaggaaacaaaggaaatggcTTACGACAATCAACTTGTATAACCAGACACTCTAATGTAAGTCAAATTCCGGCCCAAGGATGGTTAGATCAACATACAAATACGTCTCACAATATTGATTCAGTTTACTTCATATCATGGCACGTAAGGAGAGTAAAAATAGTAAATCAATTCACgccgaaataaaaaaaaacctcacgagaaaagcaaaacaaaaaataaattcatgTTCACTGACATAATTGACAAATGCCCTGAAGTGGCAACGACATAAACGTTCGGACGCTttgtaaacaatgaaaaaaccGTCAGAACGTTTAAACAACATTTTCATAATCCCTCTAAGAATTTTTTTACTAAATTTTATTACATATTAAAAGTAAATCGAAAATTCATACTAATCAAAGGGAATTATTCCCTCCATTTTTATCTCTAGCTGAGGCAACTAGagattagagagatttagcatcgtgtttCTGTGAAAACGGGAAAAGTCATAAAAACATGAAAGATCTCTTATTCGAACTTCTCTCTCTTTTTAGAAGTTGCGCGACATTAAATTATCATCGAACAATTGCTTTTCTAAAAACAGAGAAATTTCACGATTTTTAAGACAAGCAGCATCCTGTCATTTGCAGTTGACGTCGATGACAGAGTGATTGATATGTAAATTATCTTCACAatgtcaatgaaatgtcagccagacaggtattgagaatgaagatgaTTATCATCAGTATTAGGAGTGTCATCTCagtataacaccaaattctcatgaccatTCAACAAAGAACTCTATGATATTAGTTGGGAGAATGAAAGATTTGAGCTTGCATAGGAATGAAAGGGTTCAAAACAAACGACCGAAAAGCCTTGATCCCTTGTTTATTTTCCGCGGTAAAACGGAAGACCCCGGAAACACGCCTACAATAgctatttccgagtttatgtctgcctcttcttcaaaccgagtctaagtgcgaaaattagttttcagcTGATCATTCAACTTGCGTcgcatatactaaaacaactattcgccTCAGTGTCTGTGAAAGTGGCGAATATTGACCTCGTCACTTCGCggttcggtaaatatccaccgctgttcacctccacttcggtgaacaAATGTTTACAGTCCCTTCTTAACCGTACTCTACTAAACAACGTGAAACAATCAAATGAAAGGTTTTCATGACAAAGTGAGCCTAGAAGAAGCGACTCTttcattttctatctttactTCACCGCCCTTCGTACCAATCCGGTTATAGGGTACACTGCACATATTGTACCATGTGgacaagataaaaaaatcgcGAAAAACCAACGATAGTGCATGTTTTAAAGCTACGTTTTCGTTTACGTTGAAGCTTTCTATGCCAAAACTTTCCATTAGAATTGAAGCGGCGTAAACTATACAATGATCACCAGCACAATTATGAATGTAATcgtgaaaaatgaagaaatgtaTTCAGATGTGTTAAGCACGTACAGCACGATTATCTTTCCTCCTTTGACGGATGACATGGCCCTAGGAGCTGCCGCGATTGTTACTACCTTAATCTAGCTAATATCTACTGCTAATATGTTGTCGCCTTTGTCAGATGTAACAGCAAAGCCAGCAGGGTTATGAGCAATGAGAAattggtttgaattttttggcTACCCGCCTTAACAGTGCTTTTGGAGTATGGAGGTCGCGGGGTACTTGGACGAGATTGAGTTGGAGAAGAGGGAGGAGAAGAGGGAGTGGTGCATGGAAGGCGCGTGGGCCTGGGTCTGTATCGGCACATGATGGTTGGTACCATACTCTTTCGTCCACGTTCATCAATTCGATAACAGGAAAGTGTGTTTGGATCAATTGGTTCACCGCAGTCGTCTCTCTGTGGATATATAAAGCTCGACATTAGCAATACCATCATAATTCATTGCCAATTTGGAGGAGAATACGTAAAGCCATATTTGTGAGGGGAGTGCTTACACTGCCTAGATTTGTCTTCATCGGACGCGAATTTcataattttggaaaagaacacGTGGTTGCCTCAGGTAGGTTCTCTTTCCCACAGACAATGTTGTGAAACGCATTTAAGTATAATAACATAAAAAATGTTCTGTACAAAAATGCGTTGATTTAATTTTCGTTACTTTCGTCAAGGGTGGCTACAAAATTCGCGCGACAAAAAAAATAAGTTGCACGGAACATAAATACGATCACCAAAAAAACTGTCTTTTTACAACATAAGAAAAAAAGTAGATTCAAAGTGGTCGGACGTAGTAGCAAGAAGCAAATGACAGCACTGCTGAGTGAATTCCGAAGGGACGCTAGCTTTTTTCATAGTTTTCTTTTGAAGAAATAATCTAGGTTGGGGATTCAAAGATTTCAAGATGAAATTTTAAGTGAACTTGTCAAAGCAGTAGGACACCAAATGAAACATTTTCTGTACGAATTCCTCAACGTAGCGTACTCATTACAATCCGTGTCAACATAATGAAACCAGTCAGAGATTAGCCCAGTTTTCAAAAGCAGGGGAGAGCTCTACAATGCAAGAATAACAGTCGAATATAACTGATGAGCCACGTTGGAAAAGCTTATGAGCGGATCACTGAACGGAAGCCCCCTGGGCAACTGGATTTCCGAGAAAACGTTTGGTGGATGGTGTTCGCGAAATCCTTCTAAAAACAAACACAGCCTTGGTTCATTTAAAACTAAGAACATGATGTGTCAGGGTCAAAAAAGAGAAGTGGAGAAGTTTCGTCCAATCAACACGCTGCCGCTGTTGTAGCCTATCAGGCGTTAGGGTGTGAGGGGATTTAAGATGGGAAGTAATACAAAAccattttaatgaaaaaaatgtatgttagagcgagtttcaattgagtgtcataaaaccaaaaccaaagtaattactttggccaatcaaaaaggacggagacaatccagtaaaccaatcaaaactcgaagtaataacacgtagccgacacaaagcgcgggaaaatgtgcacgcgcgagccacgattggttttggtttcacttctcattggttgaaaaagtggcgcggaaaatttgaaccaatcactgagtgaagtaatgcaaaaccaaagcaattcgctaattactttcgacactcaattgaaaaccgctctagaagtgcgggttatagacgaaacatacaagtgatcctcacactcaTCTTactttttagtatcacccaactagtggactaatgcaaatcctgttttattccgactagttgggtgatactaaaacaattagaccctttgcccttaagggccacgggtcaatagcccattcggcttcgcctcatgggaaattgacccgtagcccttgcgggctacgggtctaatcgTTAATTATAGacgcctgaaaaatccaggcgGC is a window of Montipora capricornis isolate CH-2021 chromosome 13, ASM3666992v2, whole genome shotgun sequence DNA encoding:
- the LOC138028517 gene encoding leucine-rich repeat-containing protein 74B-like isoform X3, which encodes MADARKLWARLIEESRAVSETNLLIHLNRILDAYDAELKNEALIAENTTLKNTKIIHRLDRKDRHQDVQDACQIHDLSLRESFLQSCEQLGIPPLAMTYFLDRITSGDSELIMRNLGIGPTGAVAVAEALARNASVKRLDISLNDIQDKGAIAVAKLLEVNSNIVNVSLSENKIGKDGAEALGNMLTVNDSLLRIDISRNQLTDEDIQFFSSVLQTEDSLSSLDVSHNSLGITGGEYLGEMVALNSSLRELNLGWNRLGDQGVKTFCVGLNENRTLEKLDLCWNEIGHEGAKCIASSIEHNGKLMVLNLNNNRITDRGMEKIAKSLEFNDTLKVLKIGFNLITSGGACALLRSLLKNSGSAIEEVRMAEVEINSSIKELYYRLKIRKPRFQLLELSTASGDLYHFVKPQNPMMVLDDYLKRNQLNARRHGVLEGDEDCY
- the LOC138028517 gene encoding leucine-rich repeat-containing protein 74B-like isoform X1 translates to MRAQFSTHACFDVMCKYVFPPCKLPAVPYPAKKFYRKSRAVSETNLLIHLNRILDAYDAELKNEALIAENTTLKNTKIIHRLDRKDRHQDVQDACQIHDLSLRESFLQSCEQLGIPPLAMTYFLDRITSGDSELIMRNLGIGPTGAVAVAEALARNASVKRLDISLNDIQDKGAIAVAKLLEVNSNIVNVSLSENKIGKDGAEALGNMLTVNDSLLRIDISRNQLTDEDIQFFSSVLQTEDSLSSLDVSHNSLGITGGEYLGEMVALNSSLRELNLGWNRLGDQGVKTFCVGLNENRTLEKLDLCWNEIGHEGAKCIASSIEHNGKLMVLNLNNNRITDRGMEKIAKSLEFNDTLKVLKIGFNLITSGGACALLRSLLKNSGSAIEEVRMAEVEINSSIKELYYRLKIRKPRFQLLELSTASGDLYHFVKPQNPMMVLDDYLKRNQLNARRHGVLEGDEDCY
- the LOC138028517 gene encoding leucine-rich repeat-containing protein 74B-like isoform X2, whose protein sequence is MAGIITEIRKLSARERPVPKRARSAKSRAVSETNLLIHLNRILDAYDAELKNEALIAENTTLKNTKIIHRLDRKDRHQDVQDACQIHDLSLRESFLQSCEQLGIPPLAMTYFLDRITSGDSELIMRNLGIGPTGAVAVAEALARNASVKRLDISLNDIQDKGAIAVAKLLEVNSNIVNVSLSENKIGKDGAEALGNMLTVNDSLLRIDISRNQLTDEDIQFFSSVLQTEDSLSSLDVSHNSLGITGGEYLGEMVALNSSLRELNLGWNRLGDQGVKTFCVGLNENRTLEKLDLCWNEIGHEGAKCIASSIEHNGKLMVLNLNNNRITDRGMEKIAKSLEFNDTLKVLKIGFNLITSGGACALLRSLLKNSGSAIEEVRMAEVEINSSIKELYYRLKIRKPRFQLLELSTASGDLYHFVKPQNPMMVLDDYLKRNQLNARRHGVLEGDEDCY
- the LOC138028517 gene encoding leucine-rich repeat-containing protein 74B-like isoform X4; amino-acid sequence: MKEQTKSRAVSETNLLIHLNRILDAYDAELKNEALIAENTTLKNTKIIHRLDRKDRHQDVQDACQIHDLSLRESFLQSCEQLGIPPLAMTYFLDRITSGDSELIMRNLGIGPTGAVAVAEALARNASVKRLDISLNDIQDKGAIAVAKLLEVNSNIVNVSLSENKIGKDGAEALGNMLTVNDSLLRIDISRNQLTDEDIQFFSSVLQTEDSLSSLDVSHNSLGITGGEYLGEMVALNSSLRELNLGWNRLGDQGVKTFCVGLNENRTLEKLDLCWNEIGHEGAKCIASSIEHNGKLMVLNLNNNRITDRGMEKIAKSLEFNDTLKVLKIGFNLITSGGACALLRSLLKNSGSAIEEVRMAEVEINSSIKELYYRLKIRKPRFQLLELSTASGDLYHFVKPQNPMMVLDDYLKRNQLNARRHGVLEGDEDCY